Proteins from a single region of Amblyomma americanum isolate KBUSLIRL-KWMA chromosome 10, ASM5285725v1, whole genome shotgun sequence:
- the LOC144106505 gene encoding uncharacterized protein LOC144106505, with protein sequence MQRIFGLCLCLGLLYLVTADELEEVKEQIEKAVRENAGSDELAEKIISKGKILLDCASKNPEGVALLRKITLPVATEGTKCAATKSDISDPAERELAGKQCFRDASIRAKEAAGLTEKENVAYDEVKVCILTNLHEVKV encoded by the exons ATGCAAAGAATTTTCGGCCTGTGTCTCTGTCTTGGTCTTCTGTACCTCGTCACAGCCGATGAAC TGGAGGAGGTGAAGGAGCAAATCGAGAAAGCCGTTCGCGAAAATGCCGGCAGCGATGAGCTGGCGGAGAAGATAATCTCGAAAGGCAAGATCCTCCTAGACTGCGCCTCCAAGAATCCGGAAGGAGTAGCCCTGCTAAGGAAG ATCACGCTTCCCGTCGCCACCGAAGGAACTAAGTGCGCAGCTACGAAGTCTGACATTTCGGACCCCGCTGAAAGAGAGCTCGCT GGAAAACAATGTTTCAGAGATGCATCGATACGTGCGAAG GAAGCGGCAGGACTCACAGAGAAGGAAAATGTTGCCTACGACGAAGTCAAG GTCTGCATTTTGACTAATCTGCATGAAGTGAAGGTTTGA